A part of Corynebacterium mustelae genomic DNA contains:
- a CDS encoding putative nucleotidyltransferase substrate binding domain-containing protein, which translates to MTVELEEVREFLNTAAPFASLPRDTITDITKHMGMVYVRRGDTVIELGAENDNCYIIRSGAVDVLDSEGTLLDRRESGRSFGYSTLMGDGTSRYQMVAVEDSLLLTLPREAFVPVADEFEDFARFFSSQSKRMNAAAQNLRSDTNNDILRTQLGSFMITTPATVPSGAAIQEAAQMMQEKNVSSLLIVEAGELHGIVTDRDLRKKVVAVNLDVTLPVSDIMTSHPRTATSESQAFEAMIIMSELGIHHLPVVDDGKLTGIVSSPDIMRLLRNDPIYVTADLARKSDPAELREVFKSADDVAVRFIERGASPEEVSGLLTVAADSLARRLLTLGEEKFGPAPIPYSFVVVGSQGRRGMGLASDQDNCLVLSNDYDEAQHGTYFAELSEFVCRGLDEAGQILCPGDMMAMTPKWRMTQHQWIDTFREWITAPEPDNLLHAQTFFDFRCIHGDQELADEVHRAATEMAQPASRMHAHLATLAARREPPLGFFRGFVVDRGGEYANTLDVKKGGTAAIVQMARLFALSSGVSAVGTRQRLTQSAGQGAVSVKGAQDLVDAFDFLNVIALHQQAEQVRRGEAPTYHIDPNSLGKMDREHLRDAFQIIKSMQTALATKYPVRNI; encoded by the coding sequence ATGACGGTTGAACTTGAAGAAGTACGGGAATTCCTAAACACCGCAGCGCCATTCGCCTCACTACCGCGTGACACAATCACCGACATAACCAAACACATGGGAATGGTGTACGTGCGACGCGGTGACACAGTAATCGAACTGGGTGCGGAAAATGATAACTGCTACATCATTCGCTCCGGCGCCGTCGACGTTTTAGATTCCGAAGGGACCCTTCTCGACCGCCGCGAATCTGGCCGCTCCTTCGGATACTCCACCCTCATGGGTGATGGTACCTCCCGTTACCAAATGGTCGCAGTCGAAGACAGTCTGCTACTGACCCTGCCCCGCGAAGCATTCGTCCCAGTGGCCGATGAATTTGAAGACTTCGCACGCTTCTTCTCCTCCCAATCCAAACGAATGAACGCCGCTGCGCAAAACCTCCGCAGTGACACCAATAACGACATCCTGCGTACCCAACTCGGCAGCTTCATGATCACAACCCCAGCCACTGTCCCATCCGGTGCCGCCATCCAAGAAGCCGCCCAGATGATGCAAGAAAAAAACGTATCATCACTACTGATCGTCGAAGCCGGCGAACTGCATGGTATCGTCACCGACCGCGACCTGCGCAAAAAAGTCGTCGCCGTCAACCTCGACGTAACCCTACCGGTCAGCGACATCATGACAAGCCACCCCCGTACCGCTACCAGCGAATCCCAAGCCTTCGAAGCCATGATCATCATGAGTGAACTCGGCATCCACCACCTCCCCGTGGTTGACGACGGAAAACTCACCGGCATTGTCTCCTCACCCGACATCATGCGGCTATTGCGCAACGACCCCATCTATGTCACCGCAGACCTCGCCCGCAAATCCGACCCAGCGGAACTTCGAGAAGTCTTCAAATCCGCCGACGATGTCGCAGTCAGGTTCATCGAACGCGGTGCAAGCCCCGAAGAAGTATCCGGTCTGCTCACCGTCGCAGCCGACTCATTAGCCCGACGCCTGCTAACCCTCGGCGAAGAAAAATTCGGCCCGGCACCCATCCCATATTCCTTCGTAGTTGTCGGCTCCCAAGGCCGCCGCGGCATGGGATTAGCCTCAGACCAAGACAACTGCCTCGTCCTATCCAACGACTACGACGAAGCCCAACACGGAACCTACTTCGCCGAACTCAGCGAATTCGTCTGCCGCGGATTAGACGAAGCCGGACAAATCCTGTGCCCCGGCGACATGATGGCAATGACCCCCAAATGGCGCATGACCCAACACCAATGGATAGATACCTTCCGCGAATGGATCACCGCACCCGAACCAGACAACCTACTCCACGCCCAAACCTTCTTCGACTTCCGGTGCATCCACGGCGACCAAGAACTCGCCGACGAAGTACACCGGGCTGCCACCGAAATGGCCCAACCCGCAAGCCGCATGCACGCCCACCTAGCCACCCTGGCGGCGCGCAGGGAACCGCCATTGGGGTTCTTCCGAGGATTTGTGGTTGACCGTGGTGGAGAATACGCCAATACCTTGGATGTGAAGAAAGGCGGAACAGCGGCGATCGTGCAGATGGCACGGCTGTTTGCACTATCCTCAGGGGTTTCGGCTGTTGGAACCCGACAACGGTTGACACAATCAGCAGGGCAGGGCGCGGTTTCAGTAAAAGGTGCCCAGGATCTTGTGGATGCTTTCGACTTTTTAAACGTTATTGCACTACACCAACAAGCTGAACAGGTGCGCCGTGGCGAAGCACCAACCTACCACATTGACCCTAATTCCTTAGGCAAGATGGATCGGGAGCATCTTAGGGATGCATTCCAAATTATTAAATCCATGCAAACAGCGCTGGCAACAAAATACCCAGTGAGGAACATCTAG
- a CDS encoding exonuclease domain-containing protein, giving the protein MFGLFNKKNKATGALKEFYSATAVPGSTRIGDAPLLAVDMETTGLKAEEHKILSIGWVPVNGRRIDLSGAGYVLVAGAEVGESAVIHHLTDDMVAQGVSEAEAIEQLLVALRGRAMLNHYSALESSFVDAACKRHFGAPFDVLLVDTFAIERRHMERMGTYPRGEDLRLARVRSRYNLPNYRNHNALTDALACAELYLAQVATLNVSTLKSLQY; this is encoded by the coding sequence GTGTTTGGTCTATTTAATAAGAAAAACAAAGCCACTGGTGCACTCAAGGAATTCTATTCCGCTACAGCCGTTCCTGGTTCAACCCGGATTGGTGATGCGCCGCTTTTGGCGGTTGACATGGAAACAACTGGATTAAAGGCAGAAGAACACAAGATCCTTTCCATCGGTTGGGTACCCGTTAATGGCCGTAGAATCGACCTAAGTGGTGCAGGCTACGTGTTGGTAGCTGGGGCCGAAGTAGGAGAAAGCGCCGTAATTCACCATCTCACTGATGATATGGTTGCCCAAGGAGTTTCCGAAGCTGAAGCCATCGAACAACTGTTAGTGGCGTTGCGGGGTCGAGCGATGCTCAACCACTACTCGGCTCTGGAATCAAGTTTTGTGGATGCAGCCTGCAAACGGCATTTTGGTGCACCCTTTGACGTTCTACTCGTGGATACTTTTGCCATTGAAAGACGGCATATGGAGCGGATGGGTACATATCCGCGGGGTGAAGACTTACGGCTCGCGCGGGTACGAAGCAGATACAACTTACCGAATTATCGAAACCACAATGCACTAACCGATGCCTTGGCATGTGCGGAACTGTATCTGGCTCAGGTGGCTACGTTGAACGTTTCCACGCTGAAATCCTTGCAGTATTAA
- a CDS encoding fumarylacetoacetate hydrolase family protein, producing the protein MRFGRIATPDGMFFCTIDGVEGEEKCRVIDGTPFTPPKHTGKEYDLADVRLLAPMLPSKIVAIGRNYADHVAEVFQKSAEHLPPTLFLKPPTAVIGPGAAIKIPDFATKVEFEGELALVIGKPCKNVQAKDWKSVVLGFTIINDVSSRDLQFADGQWARAKGIDTFAPLGPWIETDIDSIDTSNLPIKAHLTHDGVTATKQDSNSNQMIMNLGEIIEFITASMTLLPGDVICTGSPAGTEAMFPGDFIEIEIPGIGKLGNPVERA; encoded by the coding sequence ATGCGTTTTGGACGAATAGCTACTCCCGATGGAATGTTTTTCTGCACAATCGACGGCGTCGAAGGCGAAGAGAAGTGCCGCGTTATCGACGGCACCCCGTTTACACCTCCGAAGCATACCGGTAAAGAATACGATCTTGCCGATGTCCGGCTTTTGGCCCCGATGCTTCCCAGCAAGATCGTTGCTATTGGCCGAAATTATGCCGACCATGTGGCGGAAGTGTTCCAAAAATCTGCAGAGCACTTGCCACCGACATTATTCCTCAAACCACCAACGGCTGTGATCGGTCCGGGGGCAGCTATAAAGATTCCCGATTTCGCTACCAAAGTGGAATTTGAGGGGGAACTAGCGTTGGTTATCGGTAAACCATGCAAGAATGTCCAGGCTAAGGACTGGAAATCTGTGGTTCTTGGCTTTACCATCATCAACGATGTTTCCTCCCGTGACCTGCAATTCGCCGACGGTCAGTGGGCTCGTGCCAAAGGCATTGACACATTTGCACCGCTTGGGCCGTGGATTGAAACGGATATTGATTCCATCGATACATCCAACTTGCCGATCAAAGCGCATCTTACGCACGATGGTGTGACCGCCACTAAGCAGGATTCAAATTCCAATCAGATGATCATGAACTTAGGTGAGATCATCGAATTTATTACCGCGTCCATGACGCTGCTGCCCGGCGACGTCATCTGCACTGGTTCTCCAGCTGGCACCGAGGCAATGTTCCCTGGGGATTTCATTGAAATCGAAATCCCCGGAATCGGCAAACTCGGAAACCCAGTCGAGCGCGCCTAA
- a CDS encoding class I SAM-dependent methyltransferase, which translates to MENDMYEEGSSHKWSGNPNESLIREAAQLAPGTALDIGAGEGADARWLKQQGFSVTAVEPSPIAAARIGENITVINDSFEAAELDNFDLVTAFYTPLLDDAATREKLLGCIAPNGTLIMVHHVDVSGMSNHLGKPESAFLLPARLHDWVAANPQFRVDTFGRFPRTVSHGAGAGHSEDVVLKITKIA; encoded by the coding sequence ATGGAAAACGACATGTATGAAGAAGGATCATCGCACAAGTGGAGCGGAAACCCCAACGAATCCCTGATCCGGGAGGCGGCACAGCTCGCACCAGGTACAGCCTTGGACATTGGCGCTGGTGAGGGAGCAGATGCTCGGTGGCTCAAACAGCAAGGCTTTAGCGTTACTGCAGTGGAACCGTCACCGATTGCGGCTGCACGAATAGGAGAGAACATTACGGTTATTAATGACTCATTCGAAGCTGCGGAATTAGACAACTTTGATTTGGTGACAGCTTTTTATACACCACTGCTTGACGACGCAGCCACGCGAGAAAAACTTTTAGGTTGCATTGCCCCAAACGGTACGTTGATCATGGTGCATCACGTCGATGTATCCGGCATGTCCAACCACCTAGGAAAGCCGGAGTCGGCGTTTTTGTTACCAGCTCGCCTGCATGATTGGGTTGCTGCAAATCCACAGTTCCGGGTAGATACTTTCGGCAGGTTCCCCCGCACAGTCAGCCATGGTGCTGGTGCGGGACACAGCGAGGACGTGGTGCTGAAAATAACTAAAATTGCATAA
- a CDS encoding DUF3558 domain-containing protein: protein MKIWLGFTCLGVAVFFMEPVGVVGESNCIEQVVYLVLHWLSVALKGGFRKMVKKMSVHARTMPNQTPTRSARCSVSAVVVCCVFLLSGCGLSTPLAQYLAVKNQPQSQQQPASSQVAEPKTLGELLEAGTGTFDPNDPNFTLFNPCTEVSQEQYEKLGLKVDEPATISRDGFTTCPLVEITFDPDKVAFVIGSDLIEFKHLEMEGLVIKEPGLVLPEGMYVHTYPDESDELACTIAVSTNRGRLSIDGMGNRLMPGITRHEVCQQAVDKFQEFFDLKG, encoded by the coding sequence TTGAAGATTTGGTTGGGGTTTACCTGTTTGGGGGTGGCGGTGTTTTTTATGGAACCGGTTGGGGTGGTGGGTGAGTCTAACTGTATAGAGCAGGTTGTCTATTTGGTTTTACACTGGTTGTCAGTGGCGTTGAAAGGCGGTTTTAGAAAAATGGTCAAGAAAATGTCAGTGCATGCCAGGACTATGCCTAATCAGACACCGACTCGTTCAGCACGCTGTTCCGTGTCTGCGGTTGTGGTGTGTTGTGTCTTTCTGCTTTCTGGCTGCGGGTTATCTACACCTTTGGCTCAGTACTTGGCTGTTAAAAACCAGCCGCAATCCCAACAACAACCAGCGTCATCGCAGGTGGCTGAACCGAAAACGCTTGGTGAGTTGTTAGAAGCTGGTACTGGAACGTTCGACCCAAACGACCCTAATTTCACGTTGTTTAATCCGTGCACGGAAGTTTCCCAAGAACAATACGAAAAGCTCGGACTAAAAGTCGACGAACCAGCCACCATTTCACGAGATGGCTTTACTACTTGTCCATTGGTTGAAATAACTTTCGATCCTGACAAGGTTGCATTCGTCATTGGTTCTGATTTGATTGAATTTAAACATTTAGAGATGGAAGGCTTAGTTATAAAAGAACCAGGTCTGGTTCTTCCTGAGGGTATGTATGTGCATACATACCCAGATGAATCCGATGAATTGGCATGTACGATTGCGGTTTCAACGAATCGAGGACGGCTTAGTATCGATGGGATGGGAAATCGGCTTATGCCTGGGATTACTCGACATGAGGTCTGTCAGCAAGCAGTGGACAAGTTTCAAGAATTCTTCGATCTGAAAGGCTAA
- a CDS encoding isochorismate synthase, which translates to MLTRPVTAPDFLLSRPHGSVRTQGSRQLFTNPWEAAAAIREKKCDFLVGALPFDIDDKCALRVPETIIRSDGPLEPPEYYRRGLPLNARLKMMMPSKTEHLNRVAAAVATIRNTALEKVVLARTVGVEFNTDDPIDPLEIAARLIHLSPERNAFLADISLDDAERRWIVGSSPEVLVKLSGNTVSCYPLAGSAARHPDPVKDEGLGQNLLRSEKDLWEHKLVVDHIVTALKPLCTSVNYSPTPELKKTAEMWHLATPITGTIATNTTALDVALRLHPTPAICGTPTEIARDLILQVETDRSFYAGAVGWCSSDGDGEYVVSIRCAETDGRFARAWAGGGLVASSIPDDEVAETDAKLRTIMRALGL; encoded by the coding sequence ATGCTTACTCGCCCTGTAACCGCCCCTGATTTTCTTTTGTCTCGTCCACACGGCTCCGTCCGAACCCAAGGCAGCAGGCAACTATTTACTAATCCGTGGGAGGCAGCAGCGGCGATTCGTGAGAAAAAATGCGACTTTCTTGTCGGCGCTTTGCCCTTTGACATTGACGATAAGTGTGCGCTGCGAGTACCAGAAACAATCATCCGTAGCGATGGCCCCCTTGAGCCTCCGGAATACTACCGCCGTGGCTTACCACTTAACGCGCGCTTGAAAATGATGATGCCGTCTAAAACAGAGCACCTCAATCGCGTCGCAGCGGCCGTAGCAACCATCAGAAACACCGCGCTGGAAAAAGTTGTCTTGGCCCGCACCGTGGGAGTAGAATTCAACACAGATGACCCCATCGATCCGCTGGAAATAGCCGCCCGTTTAATCCACCTATCTCCCGAACGTAATGCGTTTTTAGCGGACATTTCGCTTGACGACGCCGAACGTCGCTGGATCGTCGGCTCCTCCCCGGAAGTACTGGTGAAACTAAGCGGAAATACTGTCTCGTGCTACCCGTTAGCTGGTTCCGCTGCCCGGCACCCTGATCCAGTCAAAGATGAAGGTTTGGGGCAAAACCTACTGCGCAGCGAAAAAGACTTATGGGAACACAAATTAGTGGTCGATCACATCGTGACCGCACTAAAACCATTGTGCACAAGTGTTAACTATTCCCCTACCCCAGAACTGAAAAAAACTGCCGAGATGTGGCATTTGGCTACCCCAATTACGGGAACCATCGCTACCAATACAACCGCCTTGGACGTTGCTCTTCGGCTGCACCCCACCCCAGCCATTTGTGGAACTCCCACCGAGATTGCCAGGGACCTTATTCTTCAAGTCGAGACAGATCGCAGTTTCTATGCTGGTGCTGTCGGCTGGTGCTCAAGTGACGGTGACGGTGAATACGTCGTAAGCATTAGATGCGCCGAAACCGATGGCCGCTTCGCCCGCGCGTGGGCTGGTGGCGGCTTGGTGGCTAGTTCCATCCCCGATGATGAGGTTGCCGAAACCGATGCCAAGCTGCGCACCATCATGCGGGCACTAGGCCTCTAA
- a CDS encoding SLAC1 family transporter yields MKLTPIPQPLFATVMGLAGVSLAFRRTTIDEIALGFAIFATAIWIALTLGFLYKVAVSPGVVGADLLHPITSSFFAAIPLGGLLSVASLKGFIAEPILTPVWCFIAVLQILIMLAVMWVWMRPEVTTTHVTPAWFLPLVGNLVAPLYSFDLFPDASWFFFGIGVITWLGVLPVVWNRMFLHDQRIPLPLRPTIFILIAPPALITINIFNFGLLSPTDSIAYGLLGVTTFFSFLVAVRLPDIIRTPFGLPWWASTFPSAALASVLFNFSTIAGWVVLVPLSIWVSYLSVRTTRAYFRGQFHAG; encoded by the coding sequence ATGAAACTCACCCCTATCCCGCAACCATTATTCGCAACAGTCATGGGTTTAGCTGGCGTTTCGCTCGCTTTTCGACGCACCACTATCGACGAAATTGCCCTTGGTTTCGCTATTTTTGCAACCGCAATATGGATAGCACTGACTCTGGGATTTCTTTATAAAGTAGCAGTTTCACCCGGCGTCGTGGGGGCCGATTTACTACACCCGATCACTAGCTCGTTTTTTGCCGCCATTCCGCTGGGTGGGCTTTTAAGCGTCGCTAGCCTCAAAGGTTTTATCGCCGAACCAATTCTCACTCCGGTGTGGTGTTTTATCGCAGTTCTCCAAATACTCATCATGCTGGCGGTGATGTGGGTATGGATGCGCCCAGAAGTCACAACCACCCATGTCACCCCGGCGTGGTTCTTACCATTGGTTGGCAATTTAGTTGCACCACTGTATTCCTTTGATCTTTTCCCCGATGCGTCATGGTTCTTCTTCGGCATTGGCGTGATCACCTGGTTAGGGGTATTGCCTGTGGTCTGGAACCGGATGTTTCTTCATGACCAGCGCATTCCCCTACCACTGCGCCCCACTATTTTCATTCTTATCGCCCCGCCTGCTCTGATTACGATTAACATCTTTAACTTCGGCCTGCTTAGCCCTACTGATTCAATCGCCTATGGCTTACTTGGGGTCACCACATTCTTCTCTTTTTTGGTGGCAGTGCGGTTACCCGATATCATTCGTACTCCCTTCGGACTGCCCTGGTGGGCGTCAACTTTCCCCTCTGCGGCGTTGGCTTCAGTACTTTTTAACTTCTCTACCATTGCCGGATGGGTCGTTTTAGTTCCGCTGAGTATATGGGTGAGCTACCTTTCAGTGCGCACAACACGTGCATATTTCCGTGGTCAGTTCCACGCTGGATAA
- the gltX gene encoding glutamate--tRNA ligase — MSEVRVRFCPSPTGTPHVGLVRTALFNWAYARHTGGKLIFRIEDTDAARDSEESYKAIIDSLSWLGMNWDEGVEIGGPHEPYRQSQRMDIYAEVLEKLKEAGYVYPAYSTAAEVEERHKAAGRDPKLGYDNFDRDLSDEQIAAFKAEGREPVWRFKMPDNDWAWTDLVRGDIEFKSSTQPDFVVARSNGAPLYTLVNPVDDALMEITHVLRGEDLLPSTPRQLALYEALKAIGVAKLTPEFGHLPFVMGEGNKKLSKRDPQSNLFHHRDNGIIPEGMLNYLALLGWSLSSERDIFSVSELVENFDVADVLGNPARFDQKKLEAINADHIRLLELEDFTVRLRSYLSEYYNFPADYPDDKFAFAAELVQTRIKTLSEAWDLLSFLVTADADLTLDEKSAKKNLKETAIVPLDAGIAVLESVEDWTTANIEAALSKALIEDLELKPRVAYGALRVGISGQAISPPLFESMELLGKESTLTRLRAARDVTPFVVSE; from the coding sequence ATGTCTGAAGTTCGTGTTCGTTTCTGCCCGTCACCTACCGGAACTCCCCATGTTGGATTGGTTCGCACCGCCTTGTTCAACTGGGCTTATGCCCGCCACACTGGCGGGAAACTCATCTTCCGCATCGAAGACACCGACGCTGCCCGTGATTCGGAGGAATCCTACAAAGCAATCATTGATTCCTTGTCGTGGTTGGGAATGAATTGGGATGAAGGTGTGGAAATCGGGGGACCACATGAACCATACCGTCAGTCGCAGCGAATGGATATCTACGCTGAAGTTTTGGAAAAATTGAAAGAGGCAGGGTATGTCTATCCGGCATATTCGACCGCAGCCGAGGTAGAGGAGCGGCACAAAGCTGCTGGTCGCGACCCCAAGCTTGGTTACGATAACTTCGACCGCGACTTGAGCGATGAACAGATTGCGGCGTTTAAAGCCGAGGGGCGGGAGCCAGTGTGGCGGTTTAAAATGCCGGATAATGATTGGGCCTGGACCGATTTGGTGCGTGGCGATATTGAATTCAAGTCCAGCACTCAGCCAGATTTTGTGGTGGCACGATCCAATGGTGCGCCGCTATACACCCTGGTCAACCCGGTTGACGATGCGTTGATGGAAATTACTCATGTCCTACGCGGTGAGGATCTTTTGCCGTCGACGCCGCGTCAGTTGGCCCTATACGAGGCACTCAAGGCGATCGGGGTGGCTAAGCTGACCCCAGAATTTGGGCACCTACCATTTGTTATGGGTGAGGGGAATAAGAAACTATCCAAACGAGATCCGCAATCTAACCTGTTCCATCACCGCGATAACGGCATTATCCCGGAAGGCATGTTGAATTATTTGGCACTGCTTGGTTGGTCGTTGTCGAGTGAGCGGGATATTTTCAGCGTTTCGGAATTAGTTGAAAATTTCGACGTTGCTGATGTTTTAGGTAACCCAGCGCGTTTCGACCAGAAGAAGCTTGAGGCGATCAATGCAGATCACATTCGGTTGTTGGAATTAGAAGATTTCACGGTGCGGCTGCGTAGCTACCTTAGTGAATACTATAATTTCCCGGCCGATTACCCTGATGATAAATTCGCCTTTGCCGCGGAACTGGTGCAGACTCGGATTAAAACCCTGTCCGAGGCGTGGGATCTGTTGAGCTTCTTGGTTACCGCTGATGCGGATTTGACGCTGGACGAGAAGTCGGCGAAAAAGAACCTCAAAGAAACTGCAATCGTGCCGTTGGACGCGGGTATCGCAGTGTTGGAGTCTGTTGAGGATTGGACCACCGCAAACATTGAAGCCGCGTTATCCAAGGCATTGATCGAGGACTTGGAATTGAAACCCCGAGTAGCTTACGGAGCACTGCGGGTGGGTATTTCTGGTCAGGCTATTTCGCCGCCGTTGTTCGAGTCCATGGAACTTTTAGGTAAGGAATCCACTTTGACTAGGTTGCGGGCTGCCCGGGATGTCACGCCGTTTGTGGTATCCGAGTAG
- a CDS encoding nicotinamide mononucleotide transporter family protein: MNLLTQLLDATLIIGGVPILWREIIGNVFGLASAIGGMKRVVWAWPVGIVGNLLLFTVFLGGVFHTPQNLDLYGQAGRQVMFLIVSSYGWWAWSKARRCGVKEPSDTDPCRSIVTEPHEDTAAIQPRWASNKERAGMIIFAVLGTLIFAWIFQALGSWGPLADAWIFTGSILATYGMARGWTEFWLVWIGVDIVGVPLLLSAGYYPSAALYIVYGVFVTWGFTVWLKIQREEKNTANSQKELVPSTH; this comes from the coding sequence GTGAATCTTCTCACTCAACTACTTGATGCCACATTAATTATCGGTGGTGTGCCGATCTTGTGGCGTGAAATTATCGGAAATGTTTTTGGCCTAGCCTCCGCTATTGGGGGAATGAAACGAGTCGTTTGGGCTTGGCCAGTAGGTATCGTGGGTAACTTGCTTTTGTTCACGGTATTTCTCGGCGGAGTTTTCCACACACCGCAAAACCTTGATCTCTACGGCCAAGCGGGCCGCCAAGTAATGTTCTTGATTGTTAGTTCATATGGTTGGTGGGCTTGGTCCAAAGCCCGCCGATGTGGAGTTAAGGAACCATCAGACACAGACCCCTGCCGGTCAATTGTGACCGAGCCGCATGAAGATACCGCAGCCATCCAGCCACGATGGGCATCAAATAAAGAACGTGCTGGCATGATTATCTTTGCGGTGTTAGGTACCCTCATCTTCGCGTGGATCTTCCAAGCTTTAGGTTCCTGGGGTCCGCTTGCCGACGCATGGATCTTCACCGGTTCCATCCTTGCAACCTATGGCATGGCACGCGGCTGGACTGAATTCTGGCTTGTGTGGATCGGCGTAGATATCGTGGGTGTTCCGCTACTTTTATCAGCTGGGTACTACCCGTCCGCCGCGTTGTATATCGTCTATGGTGTCTTCGTCACCTGGGGCTTTACCGTATGGTTAAAGATTCAACGGGAGGAAAAGAATACTGCAAACTCCCAGAAAGAACTGGTGCCAAGCACCCATTAA
- a CDS encoding alpha/beta hydrolase family esterase, whose amino-acid sequence MDHQVFKKMVAAAGFCVLLGAGGTVAVHAQSETVPVQDAIEQIEASSYIPEIEQVLGGLDRIVQAAPPPAAPVIADNTFDPQPRIDPGQTQTVELAAIDGTSRRYVIHVGSKYNPEKPEPIPVLFAFHGWRQSIEEFMESSRFHTTAAWDDAIVIYPEGVDGAWESAPYATGRPGKDIAYVQQILAQLDDDYLVDKHRIYAAGFSNGGGMAAVLGCHAPGTFAAFASVAGAYYQPVNLGCKTSAIPSMVIHASDDPIVSYRGGPRNRGKLLPALEVSHQYAYRNGCDATPPVVSDVPGGQRLSFNGCSAATQHVRFNSAEHIWVGGEDTSDMVWDFLSAQSR is encoded by the coding sequence GTGGATCATCAAGTATTCAAGAAGATGGTAGCAGCCGCAGGATTCTGCGTGCTCCTTGGCGCAGGGGGCACAGTTGCGGTGCATGCCCAATCTGAGACTGTTCCGGTCCAGGATGCAATTGAACAAATAGAAGCATCATCATACATTCCCGAAATTGAACAGGTGTTAGGTGGGCTGGACCGAATCGTTCAAGCAGCCCCACCGCCAGCGGCACCGGTGATCGCTGACAACACTTTCGATCCGCAGCCACGTATCGATCCCGGTCAGACCCAAACTGTAGAACTTGCCGCTATTGACGGCACCAGCCGTCGTTACGTGATTCACGTTGGTTCAAAGTACAACCCGGAAAAACCAGAGCCAATCCCAGTGCTATTCGCTTTCCATGGTTGGCGGCAATCCATAGAAGAGTTCATGGAGTCTTCCCGGTTCCACACGACCGCAGCCTGGGATGATGCCATCGTCATATATCCGGAGGGTGTGGATGGCGCTTGGGAATCTGCGCCCTATGCGACGGGGCGGCCAGGCAAAGACATTGCCTATGTGCAGCAAATCTTGGCGCAGCTTGACGACGACTACCTGGTGGACAAACACCGCATCTACGCCGCTGGCTTTTCCAATGGCGGCGGAATGGCTGCTGTCTTAGGATGCCACGCGCCTGGTACATTTGCCGCTTTCGCATCGGTCGCTGGCGCTTATTACCAGCCAGTAAATCTAGGCTGCAAAACTTCGGCTATCCCGTCGATGGTGATTCACGCTAGTGATGACCCCATCGTCAGCTATCGGGGTGGTCCCCGTAATCGAGGCAAGCTGTTGCCTGCGTTAGAAGTCTCGCACCAGTATGCCTACCGCAACGGTTGCGACGCGACTCCGCCTGTGGTATCGGATGTTCCAGGTGGTCAACGGCTTAGCTTCAATGGTTGCTCAGCTGCAACCCAACATGTTCGGTTCAACAGTGCTGAACATATTTGGGTTGGTGGGGAAGACACCAGCGACATGGTGTGGGACTTCCTTTCCGCACAAAGCCGTTAA
- a CDS encoding DUF4236 domain-containing protein produces MGISFRKRKKIGKNTTLNVSKSGASISHKFGPVTVNSRGNITVRLGKGLTWRLR; encoded by the coding sequence ATGGGCATTAGTTTCAGAAAGCGGAAGAAGATCGGCAAGAATACAACATTAAATGTGTCGAAAAGTGGTGCGTCAATATCGCATAAATTCGGACCCGTCACGGTTAATTCCCGGGGAAACATCACCGTTCGGCTAGGCAAAGGGTTGACCTGGCGGCTGCGCTAG